The genomic region GTAGTAGAAGCATTTGATAACCCCACTTGTAAAGCTGAGCTAGTAAATACAGTGCTAACAAAGCTACCACAAAAGCCAATAGTGGCAGCTTCTGGCATGGCGGGATACTTTTCTAGTAATCTGATAGATACGAAAAAAGTTAGAAAAAACTTATATCTAGTTGGAGATGGAGTTAATGAAGCTAAAGAAGGCTCGGGTCTTATGGCGCCGAGGGTAGCAGTGGCTGCAAACCATCAGGCAAATATGGTGCTAAGATTGATTTTAGGTGAAAAAGAAGTCTAAAGGAGGATGTAAAATGGATCAATTCGTATTAGCTGGGACGAAATTTACTAGCCGGCTGTTTGTGGGAACAGGCAAGTTTGCTAATCATAAACTTATGGGGGAAGCTATCGATAGCTCCAACAGCGAGATGGTTACCATGGCGTTAAGAAGAGTGGATATGGATAGTAGGGAAACAAACATTTTAGAATATATACCTAAAAGATGCACACTGCTTCCCAACACGTCAGGTGCTAGAAATGCAGATGAAGCAATTCGCATTGCAAAGCTAGCTAGAGCAACGGGATGTGGTGACTGGATTAAAATAGAGGTTATATCAGATCAAAAGTATCTCCTTCCCGATAATTACGAGACTATTAAGGCAACAAAAGTTTTGGCTAAGGAAGGATTTAAGGTGTTACCTTACATGAGTCCTGACTTGATGGCTGCTAAGGCTATGGAAGAAGCTGGGGCGGCAGCTGTCATGCCTCTTGGGTCACCAATTGGCACAAACCGTGGTCTTAAAACCCGTGAACTTATAGAAATTCTAATCGATGAGATTAATGTGCCGATAATAGTAGACGCAGGTATCGGGAAACCATCTCAAGCGGCTGAAGCTATGGAGATGGGGGCTGAGGCTGTGCTTGTAAATACCGCAATATCATCAGCGTCTGACCCTGTAAAAATGGCGCAAGCATTCGACTTAGCAGTAAAAGCGGGCAGAAGTGCTTATCTAGCAAAGGCGGGGGGAGAAGTAAAGCTTGCCAGGGCATCTTCTCCGTTAACCGGATTTTTAAATGAGGATGATAAATAATGTCCTTTACTGATATTATCCAAAACTATAGTGATTTTGACTACAGCAGCTATTTCTCATCTATTAAAAAAGATGATATTTTAAAGGTGTTAAATAAAAGTAAGCTTGATATAAATGACTATCTTGCGCTACTTTCGCCAGCAGCAAGCGAATGTTTAGAGGAGATGGCTCAGAGAGCTAATAGGTTATCTATCCAACATTTTGGAAAAACTGTTCTTTTATATACTCCGATGTATCTATCGAATTACTGTGTTAACAAATGCCTTTACTGTTCCTTTAATGCAGAACATAACATAAAACGCAAAAAACTTGATGAATGTGAAATCGAAAAAGAGGCTATATCTATTTCTAAAACTGGTATAAAACATATTCTTTTACTTACGGGAGAATCTAGGCAGGCCACCCCAGTTTCGTATATCTTAAGTGCTGTAAAAATACTTAAAAAATATTTTCAGTCAATATCTATAGAAATCTATCCCCTTACAGGAGAAGAGTATAGGCAAATGGTTGATGCCGGGGTTGATGGACTAACTATCTATCAAGAAGTATATGATGAAGATATTTATAAAAAGGTACATGTTAAAGGACCTAAAAAAGACTATCACTTTAGGCTTAAAGCTCCTGAGAGGGCATGTGAGCAAAAAATTAGAACTGTAAATATAGGGGCGCTTTTGGGCCTTTCTAATTGGAGGCAAGAGGCTTTTATAACAGGACTTCATGCTAGCTATTTACAAGGTGCTTACCCGGATGTGGAAGTAAGTATTTCCCTTCCGCGGATACGCCCTCATGTGGGTAGATTTGACGATATTTACCCCGTGGGTGATAGGGAGTTAGTACAGATTCTTCTAGCGTTTAAAAACTTTATTCCATTTGGTGGGGTTACTATATCCACAAGAGAAGAGCAAGCTTTTAGGGATAAATTGGTTCCGCTAGGGGTTACGAAAATGTCCGCCGGTGTTATGACATCTGTTGGCGGTCATAGCACTAAAAACGAGGAGACCAGCCAATTTGAAATTGGAGATACTCGCAGTGTGGAAGAAATGAAGAAGGCTATTTTTGATATAGGCTATCAACCAATTTTTAAAGACTGGTTGACATTATAAATTTACTTCGCTTTTCAATATTATAAAAAAGGGAGAGAAGTGTAATGGAATTTACCACTCAGATGGATGCGGCTAAGAAGGGTATTGTAACTAAAGAGATGGAGAAAGTAGCTAAAAAGGAACAGGTGGAAGTAGAAAAGCTAAGAAAGCTTGTAGCAGAAGGCAAGGTGGCTATCCCTGCAAATAAGAACCATAAAAGCCTAGACCCAGAAGCCATAGGAGACGGCCTTAGGACAAAGATTAACGTTAATTTAGGTATCTCTAAGGATTGTCCCAGCATCGATGCGGAGCTGGAAAAAGTACAAACTGCCTTAGATATGAAAGCAGAAGCCATAATGGATTTAAGTTCATTTGGGAAAACTGAGGAGTTTAGAAAAAGACTAGTTGAAATGTCTCCGGCAATGATAGGGACTGTGCCAATATATGATGCAGTCGGGTTTTATGATAAAGAATTAAAAGATATAACAGCACAAGAGTTTTTGGACGTTGTGGAAAAACACGGAAAAGATGGTGTGGATTTTGTCACCATACACGCAGGGATAAATCGCGAAACTGCGGAAGTTTTCAAACGCAACAAAAGGATCACTAACATAGTCTCAAGAGGCGGCTCCTTAATGTACGCTTGGATGGAACTAAATGGTGAGGAAAATCCCTTTTTTAAGTATTATGATAAGTTATTGGATATCTGTGAAAAATATGATATTACCTTAAGTTTAGGCGATGCATGCAGACCGGGCAGTATAAGTGATGCTACCGACGCCAGTCAGATAAAAGAGCTAATGGTGTTAGGAGAGTTAACGCTAAGGGCTTGGGAGCGTAATGTGCAGGTAATGATAGAAGGACCAGGGCATATGGCCATTAACGAAATAGAAGCAAATATGGTGCTAGAAAAGAAGCTGTGCCACGGTGCGCCGTTTTATGTGCTAGGACCTATAGTTACAGACATAGCTCCAGGCTATGACCATATAACAAGCGCCATCGGCGGTGCCATTGCAGCTAGCCACGGTGCAGACTTTTTATGCTATGTAACCCCGGCTGAGCATCTAAAGCTTCCTAATCTAGAAGATATGAAAGAGGGAATTATAGCTTCTAAAATTGCAGCTCATGCAGGAGATATTGCAAAAGGAGTTAAAGGAGCTAAGGATAAAGATGATGAGATGAGCCGTCGCCGTCAAAAACTAGATTGGAAGGGCATGTTTGAGCTAGCTATAGATCCAGAAAAGGCGCAAAGATATAGAGCAGAATCCATGCCAGAGCATGAGGACAGCTGCACCATGTGTGGCAAGATGTGCTCTATGCGGAACATGAACAAGGTAATGGAAGGCAAAGATATCAATATTTTGAGAGATGATGAATAAAAAAATATTTCTTGTCACAAACAGAAAGCTAGCAGGCGATAACTTTTATCATGTATTAGAGCAAGCGGTAGCCGGTGGAGTGGGAGCCATTATTCTACGAGAAAAAGACCTGTCAACAGAAAAGCTTTTGCCAATTGCCGAGAAAATAAAAGAGATTATCGGAAAAAAAGATGTAAAGCTTATCATTAACAGTAACTTAGAGGTCGCTCGTGCAGTCGAAGCTGACGGTTTACATTTGACTTTTAGAGACTTTATAAGCAACGGTATAAAATGGAACAAAACCATGGGAGTTTCAGTCCATAGCGTAAAAGAAGCAGTACTAGCTCAAAAAGGTGGGGCAGACTATCTACTATGTGGACACGTTTTTCAGACCGATTGTAAAAAAGGGGTTGAGCCAAGAGGAGTTTCCTACTTAGAAGAAATTTTAAAAAAGGTAGACATACCAGTAATACCAATAGGCGGCATAGACACAAATACCGCATTAGAAATTATTAACCTACCTATATGTGGTATTGCCGTTATGTCCTTGCTTATGAGCTCCCAAAACCCCAAAAAACATATTCAAGATTTAAAACTTCTGGTGAAATAAAACCACCTTTTATCTACTCACCACACGTGCATAATAAACAGAACCTGGGGGAGGTATGTGGCTTTATTTAGCAAAAGACGGTTCCGGTCATCAAAAGTGATGATCGGAACCGTCTTTTATTTGTTTTGCCTAGATTTGTCCCAGCTTTTATAGCTGGTTAATTAGCTGTAAGCTCTATACTGATTGAAGTTTCACTTTATGTGTGGGCTATAATTATTTTTGAAATTAAAAGCTATCTGCAGTTTCTTTTAGTTCTTTAGCTAGTTTGTCTAGGTTCTGGCTTATGTCGGTCATGCCATCCATGGATGCAGCTTGCTGCTCTACTGAGCTGGAAACTTCTTCGGTACTAGCTGCATTTTGTTGAGCTATGGAGGTAAGGTTTTGTAGCACATCCATAATAGTTTCCTTCATTTCAACCATCTTTGTTTCCGCACTTTTAAGTACGTTAACCTTGTTTTTAGTATCTTCTATAGATTCAGCAAGATTGTTAAATACAGTTTGAGTTTCTTGTATAGAAGCAGTTTGTGAGCTGATTATATCTACGGCATTTTCCATATTTTCATAAGTTAAATCTGTACTTTCCTTAAGGGCACTCATGACCTTGTTTATCTCGCCGGCCGATTTAGCGGACTCTTCTGCTAGTTTTCGAATTTCTTCTGCAACTACAGCAAACCCTTTTCCAGCTTCCCCGGCTCTAGCAGCTTCGATGCTAGCATTTAAAGCTAATAGATTTGTTTGCTCTGCTATCTGGCTGATAGAGCTACTAGCAATAGTTATAGCTTCGGTGCTGTTATTTGTATTTTCCACCATTTCCTTAAGCAAGGTTATAGCTTCATTGCTTTGCTTAGTTTTAACATCAAGGTCCTTTAGGATATCAAGACCATCGTTTTTGAGGTTTTCAGTATTTGCCGTGATGTTATTCAGTGTGTTTGTAGCTGAAACAATCTGATCTAATCCGTCAGATAAATTTTCTGCTTCTTTTGCCCCATCTTCTGTGTCTTGGGCTTGTACTGAAGAACTTTTTGCAATCTCTTCTATTACACGGGACACTTCATCAATTGAAAGAGAGGTTTCTTTTACGGTGGTCATAAGAGTTTGGGAAGAGTTTGTCAATTCATTGGTTGTTTTAACTAAAGAAGCGATTATGTTATCTTTTTTACTTTTATCCTTCTCCATCTGTGCTATGTAATCACCGTTTTCCTTACTTGATTTACCTATAATAGCAGTGTTTACGAATTGAACAAAAATAGTAAGTGCAATAACGATAATTACATTTAAAAATTCTCCCTGTTCAAATTTTCCTGAAAGGGCGTTAATGACATTAGCAGCTAAAACTATAGCTGACACCCCGGCTGTGAGCCACTTATTCCCATAAACGGTAAAAACACCGATTAACGGGAAGGCAAATATAAAGGATAGTACATTTTCAGATGTTACCGTTGTATAAAAATGAGTTCCCATAAAGAAAAATGCCAAAATAAATTTAATATACTTGTCGGACGGAGTTTTATGAAAGCGAAAAAAGCTGTAAGCCAATGATGCCCAAGATAAACCCACTAGAATATAAACAACAAAATCAACGCTATCTGTTGCAAAAGCAGTAAGAGAAACGAGTAGTGCAGTAAAAAAACAAAGGGTCATCAAACTTTTGTTAGCGGCTTCTAAAAACTTTTTGTTCATGGTGTTACCCCCCCCTTTAGGATAGTTTCATATTCCATAAAGCTGCAAACTATACCTTCGACATTTTTCTACAAATTCCTGCAATGTTATAAAAAAAAGAAGAGGCAATGCTTAGCCCCTTCTTTTATCCTTATCTTCTAAAAAGCTCTGCAGAAGGATTTTTGCCTTCTAGCATACTTTTAACTCTCAACCCGATAACTGGGTTGTACTGAGGATGAGTTAAGATGTAAAACTGTTCTTCTTCAATTCCAGTAAACACACTTTGAGCTACTGAGTTAATTGGAATACCAGTTGTGATTACGTGCTTAGCTTTGGCAAGGCCGGTTTTATAGCTGGCGCTTTGATAGTATGGATCATCGTCAATGGCAAAGCGCTCCGGGCGACGTTTATCACAGTTGTGTAAGTCCGTTTGCACAAAGCCTGGGCAATATAGAGACATTTTAATGTTTGCATTCATTGCCTGTAGTTGATAGTTGGCTGCTTCAGTCATTCCCACAACAGCAAACTTTGTTGTGTGATAAGCTGGCATGCCCGGTGTTGTTAATAGGCCGGCAACGGAAGAAACGTTTACAATATGGCATGGAGTTTTTTGTTTTAGCATAATAGGAACAAAAACTCTTAAGCCATACATCATTCCCCATACGTTAACTCCCATAGTCCATTCCCAATCTTTTAAAGGCATTTCCCAAATAGAACCTGAGGTGACGACACCGGCATTATTGAACAGTAAATCCACCGATCCAAAAGCATCTAATGCTTTTTTAGCTAAGTCTTCCATTTCTTCAAAAACTGAAGTATCCATTTCTACAGCTAAAACTTCAGCACCAAGATCTTTTACCACTTGTGATGACTTCTTTAGATCCTCGCCATCTATATCTGCCATAACAACCTTCATTTCTCTTCTAGCACATTCTTTAGCTACTTCAAAACCAAAGCCATTTGCGGCACCGGTAATAACTGCGGTCTTATTTTTAAATTCTTTCATTTTTACTACCTCCTTAACGCATATTTTTTTCTAGAAAGCTTTTTCTAAAGTATTGAAGCTTTTTCAAATCCTTGACGAGTAGCATCTCCTATGCGTGCTGGTTTTGATACATCGCCCATAACATAAACACGCTCAAACTCTTCTTCTAAAGATGGTATAAGCTCATTGTTAGGCTGAACTCCCAAAGCCAAAATCACTTTATCAGCT from Proteinivorax hydrogeniformans harbors:
- a CDS encoding thiazole synthase: MDQFVLAGTKFTSRLFVGTGKFANHKLMGEAIDSSNSEMVTMALRRVDMDSRETNILEYIPKRCTLLPNTSGARNADEAIRIAKLARATGCGDWIKIEVISDQKYLLPDNYETIKATKVLAKEGFKVLPYMSPDLMAAKAMEEAGAAAVMPLGSPIGTNRGLKTRELIEILIDEINVPIIVDAGIGKPSQAAEAMEMGAEAVLVNTAISSASDPVKMAQAFDLAVKAGRSAYLAKAGGEVKLARASSPLTGFLNEDDK
- the thiC gene encoding phosphomethylpyrimidine synthase ThiC gives rise to the protein MEFTTQMDAAKKGIVTKEMEKVAKKEQVEVEKLRKLVAEGKVAIPANKNHKSLDPEAIGDGLRTKINVNLGISKDCPSIDAELEKVQTALDMKAEAIMDLSSFGKTEEFRKRLVEMSPAMIGTVPIYDAVGFYDKELKDITAQEFLDVVEKHGKDGVDFVTIHAGINRETAEVFKRNKRITNIVSRGGSLMYAWMELNGEENPFFKYYDKLLDICEKYDITLSLGDACRPGSISDATDASQIKELMVLGELTLRAWERNVQVMIEGPGHMAINEIEANMVLEKKLCHGAPFYVLGPIVTDIAPGYDHITSAIGGAIAASHGADFLCYVTPAEHLKLPNLEDMKEGIIASKIAAHAGDIAKGVKGAKDKDDEMSRRRQKLDWKGMFELAIDPEKAQRYRAESMPEHEDSCTMCGKMCSMRNMNKVMEGKDINILRDDE
- a CDS encoding thiamine phosphate synthase, translated to MNKKIFLVTNRKLAGDNFYHVLEQAVAGGVGAIILREKDLSTEKLLPIAEKIKEIIGKKDVKLIINSNLEVARAVEADGLHLTFRDFISNGIKWNKTMGVSVHSVKEAVLAQKGGADYLLCGHVFQTDCKKGVEPRGVSYLEEILKKVDIPVIPIGGIDTNTALEIINLPICGIAVMSLLMSSQNPKKHIQDLKLLVK
- a CDS encoding SDR family NAD(P)-dependent oxidoreductase, yielding MKEFKNKTAVITGAANGFGFEVAKECARREMKVVMADIDGEDLKKSSQVVKDLGAEVLAVEMDTSVFEEMEDLAKKALDAFGSVDLLFNNAGVVTSGSIWEMPLKDWEWTMGVNVWGMMYGLRVFVPIMLKQKTPCHIVNVSSVAGLLTTPGMPAYHTTKFAVVGMTEAANYQLQAMNANIKMSLYCPGFVQTDLHNCDKRRPERFAIDDDPYYQSASYKTGLAKAKHVITTGIPINSVAQSVFTGIEEEQFYILTHPQYNPVIGLRVKSMLEGKNPSAELFRR
- the thiH gene encoding 2-iminoacetate synthase ThiH codes for the protein MSFTDIIQNYSDFDYSSYFSSIKKDDILKVLNKSKLDINDYLALLSPAASECLEEMAQRANRLSIQHFGKTVLLYTPMYLSNYCVNKCLYCSFNAEHNIKRKKLDECEIEKEAISISKTGIKHILLLTGESRQATPVSYILSAVKILKKYFQSISIEIYPLTGEEYRQMVDAGVDGLTIYQEVYDEDIYKKVHVKGPKKDYHFRLKAPERACEQKIRTVNIGALLGLSNWRQEAFITGLHASYLQGAYPDVEVSISLPRIRPHVGRFDDIYPVGDRELVQILLAFKNFIPFGGVTISTREEQAFRDKLVPLGVTKMSAGVMTSVGGHSTKNEETSQFEIGDTRSVEEMKKAIFDIGYQPIFKDWLTL
- a CDS encoding methyl-accepting chemotaxis protein — translated: MNKKFLEAANKSLMTLCFFTALLVSLTAFATDSVDFVVYILVGLSWASLAYSFFRFHKTPSDKYIKFILAFFFMGTHFYTTVTSENVLSFIFAFPLIGVFTVYGNKWLTAGVSAIVLAANVINALSGKFEQGEFLNVIIVIALTIFVQFVNTAIIGKSSKENGDYIAQMEKDKSKKDNIIASLVKTTNELTNSSQTLMTTVKETSLSIDEVSRVIEEIAKSSSVQAQDTEDGAKEAENLSDGLDQIVSATNTLNNITANTENLKNDGLDILKDLDVKTKQSNEAITLLKEMVENTNNSTEAITIASSSISQIAEQTNLLALNASIEAARAGEAGKGFAVVAEEIRKLAEESAKSAGEINKVMSALKESTDLTYENMENAVDIISSQTASIQETQTVFNNLAESIEDTKNKVNVLKSAETKMVEMKETIMDVLQNLTSIAQQNAASTEEVSSSVEQQAASMDGMTDISQNLDKLAKELKETADSF